From Pogoniulus pusillus isolate bPogPus1 chromosome 16, bPogPus1.pri, whole genome shotgun sequence, a single genomic window includes:
- the TMEM43 gene encoding transmembrane protein 43: MSRNFSDTGSRKEHVKITSESKPGFLERLSETSGGMLMGLVTFLLSFYLLFTNEGRALRTAKSLDEGLSLVIPLDSIHSVSQQNEGRLVHLAGALSTSKPLFDPSYGLSIQAVKLKRHVEMYQWVEYEESTEYEENGEIKKETKYSYNTEWKSEVVNSKNFDREIGHKNPSAMAVESFTAVSPNVQVGSFVLSKGLVDKIDNFKQLSLSNLEDPHADVTRGGDYFYHSENPRRPEVGDLRVSFFYAGLSGEDPYLGSADMVTVIARQRGDQLVPYHTKSGDVLQILYPGDLSAEEVFQKEHESNTMKTWALRAAGWLAMFVGISLMTRIFYTLVDWFPVVRDLVNVGLKAFAFCVACSLSLLTISIGWLFYRPLWAVLIACLSVVPIVIAKSRVPPKKQQ; encoded by the exons ATGTCCAGGAAT TTCTCCgacacaggcagcagaaaaGAGCATGTTAAAATCACAAGTGAATCCAAACCAGGGTTCCTGGAGAGGCTCAGCGAGACTTCGGGAGGCATGTTAATGGGACTTGTGACGTTTCTTCTGTCTTTCTACCTTCTTTTCACCAATGAA GGACGAGCTTTGAGAACAGCCAAATCTCTTGATGAGGGACTTTCTCTTGTAATCCCTCTTGATAGCATCCACAGCGTGTCTCAGCAGAATGAAGGAAGATTGGTGCACTTAGCTGGTGCTCTGAGTACATCTAAG CCTTTGTTTGATCCCAGCTATGGGCTCTCCATCCAGGCTGTCAAACTTAAGCGTCACGTGGAAATGTACCAGTGGGTAGAGTATGAAGAATCCAC GGAATATGAAGAGAATGGCGAGATTAAGAAAGAGACAAAGTACTCATACA aTACTGaatggaagtcagaagttgtcAACAGCAAAAACTTTGATCGAGAAATTGGACACAAAAACCCAAG TGCCATGGCTGTGGAGTCTTTCACTGCAGTTTCTCCTAACGTCCAGGTTGGCAGCTTTGTTCTTTCTAAGG GTCTTGTGGATAAAATTGATAACTTCAAGCAGTTGAGTTTGTCAAACCTTGAGGATCCACATGCTGATGTTACCCGAGGAGGAGATTACTTTTACCACAGCGAGAACCCCAGGCGTCCAGAA GTAGGAGACCTTCGTGTCTCGTTCTTCTATGCAGGCCTGAGTGGTGAAGACCCCTATTTGGGCTCTGCTGATATG GTGACTGTGATTGCTCGCCAGCGAGGTGATCAACTGGTTCCATATCACACCAAGTCTGGAGATGTCTTGCAGATCCTGTACCCTGGagatctctctgcagag GAAGTGTTTCAGAAAGAGCATGAGAGCAACACCATGAAGACCTGGGCCCTCCgtgcagcaggctggctggcAATGTTTGTAGGTATCAGCCTAATGACCCGAATCTTTTACACTTTAG TGGATTGGTTTCCTGTTGTGAGAGATCTGGTTAACGTTGGGTTAAAAGCATTTGCCTTCTGCGTAGCCTGTTCACTGTCTCTCCTGACCATCTCCATCGGCTGGCTCTTCTACCGCCCTCTCTGGGCTGTACTCATCGCTTGTCTCTCTGTTGTGCCAATTGTGATTGCCAAGTCTCGTGTGCCAccaaagaagcagcagtga
- the XPC gene encoding LOW QUALITY PROTEIN: DNA repair protein complementing XP-C cells (The sequence of the model RefSeq protein was modified relative to this genomic sequence to represent the inferred CDS: deleted 1 base in 1 codon): protein MARKRKASPRPAAARKRRSGVPSVSGDEPDEEENDFEEKKPNKKESNSKALARKKEKDCHAGVSNSAAKPSKQKGANSLTKESPKNARIKGNHDKEKMCSDLLQPLPKEIKLERESPVKKEMDEGSNDENDDDESEDEWEDVEELQEPATDKLEVAALPAEVLPSNPVEIEIETPEQVKKRQRREKREAEFEMYLRRIRKRFSKEVREDTHKVHLLCLLANGFYRNRICNQPDLHAIGLSVIPTHFTKVPAGQVDLLYLSNLVKWFVGTFTVNDELSTEKEEPLQSTLERRFAIYAARDDEELVHIFLIILRALQLLCRLVLSFQPVPLKEIKAKGSSSSKRQSLSHTSEGQKSSVSTPKAVAKKCPCRKDKEDVKSLESKEDKGPEKPSAAQTKSTRKSKLTTSSQEQEESNNEEGSLAGKDVPVRPKNARRRRVASKVCYKEESGSDEDSVSEFEISEEESNLSDEDFETVPKRQRSSLGSQKSKLTTEKKPKTNTSEPRLSKNVCATEPKPGKSTAPHEQRKRNKIISSDEDDGQQEVKKVMGTDQWLEVFLKREDKWVCVDCVHGNVGQPQQCYKYATKPLSYIVGFDNDGSVREVTQRYDPAWMTATRKSRVDPEWWEDTLQPYKSPYVERDKKEENEFQVKLQDQPLPTAIGEYKNHPLYALKRHILKYQAIYPESAAILGYCRGEAVYSRDCVHTLHSKDTWLKQARVVRIGEVPYKMVKGFSNQARKARLAEPANQDKEDLALFGRWQTEEYQPPIAVDGKVPRNEYGNVYLFLPSMLPIGCVHLRLPNLNRLARKLDIDCAQAITGFDFHGGYSHPITDGYIVCEEYKEVLIAAWENEQAEIEKKEKEKREKRALGNWKLLTKGLLIRERLKQRYSIKTESFMPQTEKGEGFSSDEGDPSSETAVGNTALSWPQNRQLEKKNEETTTRKSKREKKGEAAQLFPFEKL from the exons ATGGCTAGGAAGCGCAAGGCGTCGCCCCGGCCCGCGGCTGCCAGGAAAAGACGCTCCGGGGTGCCGAGTGTATCGGGGGACGAGCCCGACGAGGAGGAGA ATGACTTTGAAGAGAAAAAGCCCAATAAAAAGGAGAGTAACTCAAAAGCCTTGgctaggaagaaggaaaaagattGTCACGCTGGAGTTTCCAACTCGGCAGCTAAGCCATCAAAACAAAAAGGGGCAAATTCACTAACAAAAGAAAGCCCCAAAAATGCTAGAATTAAAGGGAATCACGACAAAGAGAAAATGTGCAG TGacttgctgcagcccctgccaaaAGAGATAAAGTTGGAAAGAGAATCTCCTGTTAAAAAAGAGATGGATGAAGGCAGTAATGATgaaaatgatgatgatgaaagtGAAGATGAATGGGAGGATGTGGAAG AACTCCAGGAACCTGCCACAGATAAATTAGAAGTTGCTGCTCTTCCAGCAGAAGTTCTGCCAAGCAATCCTGTTGAGATAGAGATTGAAACCCCTGAGCAGGTGAAGAAAAGACAGAGGAG agaaaaaagggaagctGAGTTTGAGATGTATCTTCGGAGAATAAGGAAACGTTTCAGCAAGGAGGTTCGTGAGGACACACATAAG GTTCACCTCTTGTGTTTATTAGCAAACGGTTTTTACAGAAACAGGATCTGCAACCAGCCAGATCTTCATGCCATTGGTCTATCTGTCATCCCTACCCACTTCACAAAAGTGCCTGCAGGCCAAGTGGACCTTCTCTACCTTTCCAACTTGGTAAAATG GTTTGTTGGAACCTTCACTGTCAATGATGAGCTTTCCACTGAAAAAGAAGAGCCCCTTCAGTCAACCTTGGAGCGGCGATTTGCCATCTATGCTGCACGAGATGATGAAGAGTTGGTTCAT aTATTTTTGATTATTCTGAGGGCATTACAGTTGCTCTGTCGCCTCGTGCTGTCTTTTCAGCCTGTTCCTCTCAAGGAGATAAAAGCAAAG GGGAGTAGCTCATCCAAGAGGCAGTCTCTCAGTCATACCTCTGAGGGGCAGAAGAGCTCTGTTTCAACACCCAAAGCTGTGGCAAAAAAATGCCCGTGCAGGAAAGACAAGGAGGATGTGAAATCCTTGGAGAGCAAAGAAGACAAGGGACCAGAGAAACCCAGCGCTGCTCAGACCAAAAGCACACGCAAGTCAAAGTTGACTacaagcagccaggagcaggaggaatcTAATAATGAGGAGGGCAGTTTAGCAGGAAAAGATGTGCCAGTCAGGCCTAAAAATGCTCGCCGGAGACGAGTTGCCTCCAAAGTGTGTTACAAAGAAGAAAGTGGAAGTGATGAGGACAGTGTTTCAGAGTTTGAGATttcagaggaggagagcaatCTATCTGATGAGGATTTTGAAACTGTCCCTAAAAGGCAGAGGAGCTCACTGGGCTCCCAGAAGTCAAAGCtaacaact gaaaaaaaaccaaagaccAATACTTCAGAACCAAGGCTGTCCAAAAATGTGTGTGCCACTGAACCTAAGCCAGGAAAAAGTACAGCTCCTCAtgagcagagaaagagaaacaaaataatTTCTAGTGATGAGGATGATGGCCAGCAGGAGGTAAAGAAAGTGATGGGCACAGACCAGTGGCTGGAGGTTTTCCTTAAACGTGAGGACAAGTGGGTGTGTGTAGACTGTGTCCATGGCAATGTtggccagccccagcagtgctacAAGTATGCCACAAAGCCTCTTTCCTACATTGTGGGGTTTGACAATGATGGGAGTGTGAGGGAGGTGACCCAAAGATACGACCCAGCATGGATGACTGCAACAAGGAAGAGCCGTGTGGACCCTGAGTGGTGGGAAGATACACTGCAGCCATATAAGAGTCCCTATGTGGAAAGAGAcaagaaggaggaaaatgag TTTCAAGTTAAGCTTCAAGATCAGCCTCTACCAACAGCAATTGGAGAGTACAAAAACCACCCTCTTTATGCACTGAAGAGGCACATCTTGAAATATCAGGCGATCTATCCTGAGTCAGCTGCTATCCTAGGGTACTGCAGGGGAGAGGCTGTCTACTCCAG GGACTGTGTACATACGCTGCACTCCAAGGACACCTGGCTGAAGCAAGCTCGAGTGGTGAGGATTGGAGAAGTACCTTACAAG ATGGTGAAAGGATTTTCCAACCAGGCGAGGAAGGCACGCCTTGCAGAGCCTGCAAACCAAGACAAAGAAGACCTGGCACTGTTTGGTCGCTGGCAGACAGAGGAGTATCAGCCACCCATAGCAGTGGATGGGAAG GTTCCCCGGAATGAATATGGAAACGTCTATCTCTTCCTACCATCCATGTTACCCATTGGCTGTGTGCATCTGAGGCTCCCAAATCTGAACAGATTGGCACGGAAGCTGGACATTGACTGTGCTCAAGCCATCACTGGATTTGATTTTCATGGTGGCTATTCACATCCCAT TACCGATGGCTATATTGTCTGTGAGGAGTATAAAGAggtcctcattgctgcctgggAGAATGAACAAGcagaaatagaaaagaaagagaaggag AAGCGTGAGAAAAGAGCTCTGGGGAACTGGAAGTTGCTGACAAAAGGACTTCTCATCAGAGAGAGACTGAAGCAACGCTATTCCATCAAG actgaGTCATTCATGCCCCagacagagaaaggagagggttTCTCTTCAGATGAAGGAGATCCAAGTTCAGAGACTGCAGTAGGGAATACAGCCCTTTCCTGGCCCCAAAATCGCCAGTTAGAGAAAAAGAATGAAGAGACAACAACTCGAAAGAGCAAgcgagaaaagaaaggagaagctgcacagtTGTTCCCTTTTGAGAAGCTGTGA
- the LSM3 gene encoding U6 snRNA-associated Sm-like protein LSm3 isoform X2, with product MADEVDQQQTTNTVEEPLDLIRLSLDERIYVKMRNDRELRGRLHAYDQHLNMILGDVEETVTTIEIDEETYEEIYKSTKRNIPMLFVRGDGVVLVAPPLRVG from the exons ATGGCGGATGAGGTGGACCAG CAACAAACAACAAATACTGTAGAGGAGCCACTTGATCTCATCAGACTCAGTCTAGATGAACGAATCTATGTCAAAATGAGGAATGACAGAGAGCTTCGAGGCAGACTACAT GCATATGATCAGCACTTAAATATGATTTTGGGTGATGTGGAAGAGACTGTAACTACAATAGAGATTGATGAAGAAACCTATGAAGAGATTTATAAA TCTACCAAAAGGAATATTCCAATGCTCTTTGTCAGAGGTGACGGCGTTGTGCTTGTAGCTCCTCCGTTGAGGGTTGGttga
- the LSM3 gene encoding U6 snRNA-associated Sm-like protein LSm3 isoform X1 produces MIKPAVLGFYMQQTTNTVEEPLDLIRLSLDERIYVKMRNDRELRGRLHAYDQHLNMILGDVEETVTTIEIDEETYEEIYKSTKRNIPMLFVRGDGVVLVAPPLRVG; encoded by the exons ATGATAAAACCAGCTGTGCTTGGGTTCTACATG CAACAAACAACAAATACTGTAGAGGAGCCACTTGATCTCATCAGACTCAGTCTAGATGAACGAATCTATGTCAAAATGAGGAATGACAGAGAGCTTCGAGGCAGACTACAT GCATATGATCAGCACTTAAATATGATTTTGGGTGATGTGGAAGAGACTGTAACTACAATAGAGATTGATGAAGAAACCTATGAAGAGATTTATAAA TCTACCAAAAGGAATATTCCAATGCTCTTTGTCAGAGGTGACGGCGTTGTGCTTGTAGCTCCTCCGTTGAGGGTTGGttga